Within the Candidatus Woesearchaeota archaeon genome, the region CCTAGATCAAGCAATGCAAACAGGAAAAGTTCATGCGTGCACTGTCTGTGGAACCTTTCGACGACAACTCCTTAACAAACATGCTCAAGGATATGATGTTATAGCAACTGGGCATAATATGGATGATGAAGCGCAAACTATTCTTATTAATCTAGCGCGAGGCAACACTGATTTACTTTTTCGACTTGGTCCAATAACAAAAGATACGGACCTATTTGTTCGACGTGCGAAGCCGTTTTATTTTTTGAGTGAAAAACACATTCTTACGTATACTATCTTGCGAGGTATACGAACACAATTTGGCGAATGTCCTTATGCACAAACCTCTTATCGCGCAGCAATTGCAAAATTGCTTAACGAGCGAGAAGTAGCTTGCGCTGGAACAAAACGAAATATACTCGAAACATATTTACAACTTCAAAAAAAAGAACGCAAAGAAAAAATA harbors:
- a CDS encoding TIGR00269 family protein — its product is MKCEQCSKTAISTKPALCKEHFDEFFLTTTQEVIDTFSLFDKKTNICVAVSGGKDSLALVDVLLRLGYPVEGLFIDEGIANYREHSIQDLDLFTQEKNFQVNKISFKEAYGFTLDQAMQTGKVHACTVCGTFRRQLLNKHAQGYDVIATGHNMDDEAQTILINLARGNTDLLFRLGPITKDTDLFVRRAKPFYFLSEKHILTYTILRGIRTQFGECPYAQTSYRAAIAKLLNEREVACAGTKRNILETYLQLQKKERKEKINDLQHCKNCGEPSQEHICKACLFKELLTPLIK